Proteins encoded in a region of the Methanobrevibacter millerae genome:
- a CDS encoding 4Fe-4S binding protein, whose amino-acid sequence MSVMIDSYTKTPRPLRHVDVDYLINQTKCQDCDDKPCLNSCPIDAIYMDDVDGLVKIKNTCFGCVLCRNACPYDAISLDVQMDPPIKEEVPNINIKLCKACGACVQACKNGSIHIKSDGKNPPHSEIDKDTCIRCGFCFRVCPTDAIKYGQLLPKTVKGGKAIVVNQDKCIGCMTCTRVCPSTGAINVGRTNKLPYINPGYCARCEECMHSCPSTAIKYSSRKKAYKMYSEIKSYDIVSGIVDNDMKRLSLDLISLNSVLKRVANSISLEFDDSNFENFIECKVNDHMEKELRVVLDSSIDVNNFDKLFGSYLMDRNIEVYTKKCIACGECYNVCPVDAIELNGPNPISINDNCVFCGKCVEQCQFDAIGAYDDYYYSKNTDLYYARSYLYKQREGDFSLSSTKCQACAICVRNCPTDALILKDDHVEFVEDNCLYCRTCEAICPIDAIRIINFR is encoded by the coding sequence GTGAGTGTTATGATTGACAGTTATACTAAGACTCCAAGGCCATTGAGACATGTAGATGTTGATTACTTGATTAATCAGACAAAATGTCAGGATTGTGATGATAAGCCTTGTCTTAACTCATGTCCTATTGATGCAATTTATATGGATGATGTTGATGGTCTTGTAAAAATTAAAAATACTTGCTTTGGTTGTGTTTTATGTCGTAATGCATGCCCTTATGATGCAATTTCATTAGATGTTCAAATGGATCCTCCAATTAAGGAAGAAGTTCCGAATATTAATATTAAATTATGTAAAGCCTGTGGAGCATGTGTGCAGGCATGTAAAAACGGTTCCATTCATATTAAAAGCGATGGAAAAAATCCTCCACATAGTGAAATAGATAAGGATACCTGCATTCGTTGTGGTTTCTGTTTTAGGGTATGTCCTACGGATGCAATCAAATACGGTCAGTTGCTTCCTAAAACAGTTAAAGGAGGTAAGGCGATTGTCGTCAACCAGGATAAGTGTATTGGCTGTATGACCTGTACAAGGGTTTGTCCTTCTACCGGTGCAATCAATGTTGGAAGAACTAATAAATTGCCTTATATCAATCCAGGATACTGTGCAAGGTGTGAGGAATGTATGCATTCATGTCCTTCAACGGCAATCAAGTACTCTTCACGTAAAAAAGCCTATAAAATGTACAGTGAAATCAAATCATATGATATCGTATCAGGTATTGTAGACAATGACATGAAAAGGCTTTCCCTTGATTTGATAAGTTTGAACTCTGTTTTAAAAAGGGTTGCCAATTCCATATCTTTGGAATTTGACGATTCAAACTTTGAAAACTTTATTGAATGTAAGGTTAATGACCATATGGAAAAAGAGTTGCGTGTCGTTCTGGATTCAAGTATTGATGTTAATAACTTTGATAAATTATTCGGTTCTTATCTGATGGACAGAAACATTGAAGTCTATACCAAAAAGTGCATTGCCTGTGGTGAATGCTACAATGTATGTCCTGTTGATGCAATAGAGCTCAATGGCCCAAATCCAATTTCAATTAATGATAATTGTGTTTTCTGTGGAAAATGTGTTGAACAATGTCAATTTGATGCTATTGGGGCTTATGATGATTATTACTATAGCAAGAACACGGATTTATATTATGCACGTTCCTACTTGTATAAGCAAAGGGAAGGGGATTTCTCACTATCTTCCACAAAATGTCAGGCTTGTGCAATTTGTGTGAGAAACTGTCCGACTGATGCTTTGATCTTAAAGGATGATCATGTTGAATTTGTTGAAGACAACTGTCTTTACTGCAGAACTTGTGAAGCGATTTGTCCTATTGATGCAATAAGGATTATTAACTTTAGGTGA
- a CDS encoding formylmethanofuran--tetrahydromethanopterin N-formyltransferase, translating to MNYDKVEDTFFEAFEGKYVRALITGPTEKIVKRAAYDSTSTPSAVIGRVEGGVEGFLGKDETPDGRFGAVVQYWLGGDDKEKFAFELSYRLRQDVLVKPFTRIFDYSDSESDDYIEMMDIVGHCGDGWEWIVEEYGRRMINVPIAVPDFQIEEKFRINDGIMGGNFWYLCETPEAVLTAGDAIIDAIMEVEGATAPFDVCSAASKPETNYPEIGPTTNHYYCPSLKERLGDESKVQDNVNYIPEIVINATNTDAMFKALKAGIDAAIDVDGVIGISAGNFDGKLGDKIYNLLDILK from the coding sequence ATGAATTATGATAAAGTTGAAGATACCTTTTTTGAAGCTTTTGAAGGCAAATATGTAAGAGCTTTAATTACTGGCCCGACCGAAAAGATTGTTAAAAGGGCAGCATATGACTCTACTTCAACCCCTAGTGCGGTTATCGGTAGGGTAGAAGGTGGTGTTGAAGGATTTTTAGGTAAAGATGAAACCCCTGATGGACGTTTTGGTGCTGTTGTTCAGTATTGGTTAGGTGGTGACGATAAGGAAAAATTTGCCTTTGAATTATCTTATCGTTTAAGGCAGGATGTATTGGTCAAGCCGTTTACACGCATATTTGACTATTCTGATAGTGAAAGTGATGACTACATTGAAATGATGGATATTGTCGGCCATTGTGGGGATGGCTGGGAATGGATTGTAGAGGAATATGGTCGTCGTATGATTAATGTGCCTATTGCAGTTCCTGATTTTCAAATTGAAGAAAAATTCAGAATTAATGATGGAATAATGGGAGGAAACTTCTGGTACTTATGTGAAACTCCTGAAGCGGTATTAACTGCAGGAGATGCTATTATTGATGCCATTATGGAAGTTGAAGGTGCTACTGCACCATTTGATGTTTGTTCAGCAGCTTCAAAACCTGAAACAAATTATCCGGAAATCGGACCTACTACAAATCATTACTACTGCCCTTCATTAAAAGAGCGTCTAGGTGACGAGTCCAAAGTTCAGGATAATGTAAATTATATTCCTGAAATTGTTATCAATGCTACAAATACTGATGCGATGTTTAAAGCTTTAAAGGCAGGTATTGATGCAGCTATTGATGTTGATGGTGTTATTGGAATATCTGCAGGTAATTTTGATGGTAAACTTGGAGATAAAATTTATAATTTATTGGATATATTGAAATAA
- a CDS encoding carbohydrate kinase family protein encodes MEIFDDDLNAEVIGFGALNVDKLYSVENIAGADEESFIKTSQDTPGGSAANTIVGLSKLGVSTSIIGKIAEDDDGDLIEYNLAMNGVFSNNLIYADSGSTGKCLGFVDSEGNRCLYVDPGVNDEIVIDEINTLNIMRCKIMHYTSFVGDSFKTQIDLLDNLNKNVVLSFDPGMLYVQKGMDEIKPILDRCDILLINESELRLLFNDEESPYQQLAKSLLDDGIGTVVVKRGSDGVYACNNNEECDVGVFECDVVDTTGAGDSFNSGFLYSYLKDYTLEKSCEIGNWVASKAIEGFGMDKFPTLNELNEFIG; translated from the coding sequence ATGGAAATATTTGATGATGATTTGAATGCAGAAGTTATAGGGTTTGGAGCTCTGAATGTTGATAAGCTGTACTCTGTAGAAAATATTGCGGGAGCAGATGAAGAAAGTTTTATTAAAACTAGTCAGGATACTCCTGGCGGATCTGCGGCCAATACGATTGTAGGATTATCTAAATTGGGAGTATCCACTTCAATTATCGGTAAGATTGCTGAAGATGATGATGGTGATTTAATTGAATACAATTTGGCAATGAATGGGGTTTTCTCAAATAATCTGATTTATGCCGATAGTGGAAGTACCGGCAAATGCTTAGGCTTCGTTGACTCTGAAGGAAATAGGTGTCTTTATGTTGATCCGGGAGTTAATGATGAAATTGTCATTGATGAAATTAATACATTAAACATTATGAGATGTAAGATAATGCATTATACTTCATTCGTCGGTGATTCATTTAAAACTCAAATTGATTTGCTTGATAATTTGAATAAAAACGTTGTTTTGAGTTTTGATCCGGGAATGTTATATGTTCAAAAGGGAATGGATGAAATTAAACCTATTTTGGATAGATGCGATATTTTACTTATAAATGAATCAGAATTAAGATTATTGTTTAACGATGAGGAATCTCCATATCAGCAATTGGCTAAAAGTCTTTTGGATGATGGAATTGGTACAGTTGTTGTTAAAAGAGGTTCTGATGGTGTTTATGCTTGCAATAATAATGAAGAGTGTGATGTTGGTGTATTTGAATGTGATGTTGTTGATACTACGGGAGCTGGTGACAGTTTCAACAGCGGATTCTTATACTCATATCTAAAAGATTATACTTTAGAAAAATCATGTGAAATTGGTAATTGGGTAGCTAGTAAAGCTATAGAAGGTTTTGGGATGGATAAATTCCCTACGTTAAATGAATTAAATGAATTTATTGGATAA
- a CDS encoding 4Fe-4S binding protein, translating to MNVSFIKQMKNLEREVLLKSVELDDDGDDFQFELDSFNAEEEIIAVAPKCVRCNTCVGTCPVGAIEPANIFRLAKITDKCVKCEICVQTCPVAAIKLIKNTVAYEGEGEDAYMEYSLNNVSCPHRVVRMNEIEIDYSQDNNWQDCADLCPTNAFTLEFKEFFENLGFDVGIDLDEDTLYPHINKKLCIGCSACVEISKNENAIALDRIIGPIVHSRKIDVNHDLCVNCYLCEENCPVEAIWLEDGEVVLDDEKCIRCVECTNHCPVGALQRVEIE from the coding sequence ATGAATGTGTCGTTTATAAAGCAGATGAAGAATTTGGAGCGTGAAGTTCTTTTAAAATCTGTTGAATTAGATGATGATGGCGATGATTTCCAATTTGAATTAGACAGTTTTAATGCGGAGGAAGAAATTATTGCTGTTGCACCAAAATGTGTAAGATGTAATACGTGTGTTGGAACATGTCCGGTAGGTGCTATTGAACCGGCTAATATTTTTAGATTAGCTAAAATTACAGATAAATGTGTCAAATGTGAAATATGTGTTCAAACTTGTCCTGTTGCTGCAATTAAGTTAATTAAAAATACTGTTGCTTATGAAGGAGAAGGTGAAGATGCCTATATGGAGTACAGTTTGAATAATGTTAGTTGTCCTCATAGGGTAGTCAGGATGAATGAAATTGAAATTGATTATTCTCAGGATAACAACTGGCAGGACTGTGCTGATTTATGTCCAACCAATGCATTTACTTTGGAATTTAAAGAATTTTTTGAAAATTTGGGCTTTGATGTGGGTATTGACTTGGATGAAGATACATTATATCCTCATATTAATAAGAAATTATGTATTGGATGCAGTGCCTGTGTTGAAATTTCAAAAAATGAAAATGCTATTGCATTAGATAGAATAATTGGTCCTATAGTTCATTCAAGGAAAATAGATGTTAACCATGATTTATGTGTTAACTGTTACTTGTGTGAAGAGAATTGTCCTGTAGAGGCCATATGGCTAGAAGATGGAGAAGTTGTCTTAGATGATGAAAAGTGTATTCGCTGTGTAGAATGTACTAATCATTGTCCAGTTGGAGCACTACAACGTGTAGAAATTGAATAG
- a CDS encoding HPP family protein — MKAKELMDKEFVYLNCDDNVVEVSKVMEEIRRFTCPVVNDNKQLVGWITSFDITKGLREGNEKIKEIMSSYEEITTIHEDAPARLAVVLTANNKFVTVPVINDDNQVIGMIRSCDIVELLSELYDIKVYKLYEAMQHQLKGVTWEELMSASALVSKKTTGVKISPEDYEANIMNATFGEAIWATGGLEKFFAGLISVGEMVIARKVGKARR; from the coding sequence TTGAAAGCTAAAGAGTTAATGGATAAAGAATTTGTTTATTTAAACTGTGATGATAATGTTGTTGAAGTTTCTAAAGTTATGGAGGAGATAAGGAGATTTACATGTCCTGTTGTCAATGATAACAAACAGTTGGTTGGATGGATAACTTCTTTTGATATAACAAAAGGTTTAAGAGAAGGAAATGAAAAAATCAAAGAGATTATGAGCTCTTATGAAGAAATTACTACTATTCATGAAGATGCTCCTGCAAGACTTGCTGTCGTTTTAACTGCAAATAATAAGTTTGTTACCGTTCCGGTCATCAATGATGACAATCAGGTCATTGGTATGATCCGTTCCTGTGATATTGTTGAATTATTGTCAGAGCTTTATGATATTAAAGTATACAAATTGTATGAAGCAATGCAACATCAATTAAAAGGAGTTACATGGGAAGAATTGATGTCCGCTTCAGCTTTGGTATCTAAAAAGACAACAGGTGTAAAAATATCTCCTGAAGATTATGAAGCAAATATCATGAATGCTACATTTGGTGAAGCCATATGGGCAACTGGAGGATTAGAAAAATTCTTTGCAGGCCTTATTTCTGTTGGTGAAATGGTAATTGCTCGTAAAGTTGGTAAAGCTAGAAGATAA
- a CDS encoding putative quinol monooxygenase, whose product MAKAFPKDDNAKNQIIEFSKYLIENSKLEEGNIDYNLLVDTSDDFLMFVEKWESVETLQKHMQTKHFIEFGENIGNLVSGDLEIDVFDSKKLEF is encoded by the coding sequence TTGGCTAAAGCATTTCCGAAAGATGACAATGCAAAAAATCAAATAATTGAATTTTCAAAATATTTAATAGAAAACTCCAAACTTGAAGAAGGAAATATTGATTATAATTTGCTTGTGGATACTTCCGATGATTTTTTAATGTTTGTTGAAAAATGGGAATCTGTTGAAACTCTACAGAAACACATGCAAACCAAGCATTTCATTGAGTTTGGTGAAAATATTGGAAATTTAGTTTCTGGTGATCTTGAAATTGATGTTTTCGATTCAAAAAAGCTTGAATTTTAA
- a CDS encoding MFS transporter → MERKETVTLIIFIIATTLLSTAQSIVTTGLAGIMADFHVSSTTAQWVYSSFLLVLGVMIPTSAFIARRFNIRTIIVSCLGLFLVGSILAYIAPTIEVLIFARVIQAVGSGILLPITQIVLLKIIPVEKWQVYMGLFGFIIGIAPALAPTVGGVIIDSVGWREIFLLFAVITFVLMVISAIGVKLEFETSDYSLDISSLFLCVVACVGIMLGFSNIAANGFDLIYVILPIVIGFIALVIFSHRQFNIKYPLLDLRILKHKYFFFGTLFSAILYFTMCGLNVIMPLFVQNVAYHSATESGLVLLPATIIMIVFNFIGPVLANRIGVRKVLIASCIFSIVGYLVMMTYDVNSSINYMILTQVLRAIGAGLGLMPAVTWTISVVSGNVEDATAINNTVRQIIGAIGSALAVVLMAVFAGGNVDHNAISVTAFGETSIVMSILAVVMLVIVILFVHDDVEKVEV, encoded by the coding sequence ATGGAAAGAAAAGAAACAGTAACGTTAATCATATTTATTATAGCAACAACTCTTTTAAGTACTGCTCAAAGTATTGTTACAACGGGGCTGGCCGGAATAATGGCTGATTTTCATGTATCTTCCACTACTGCTCAATGGGTATACTCATCATTTTTACTTGTTTTGGGAGTAATGATTCCGACTTCAGCCTTTATTGCTCGTAGATTCAATATCCGGACAATTATCGTGTCCTGTTTGGGATTATTTTTGGTAGGTTCTATTTTGGCATATATTGCACCTACAATTGAAGTATTGATTTTTGCAAGGGTAATTCAGGCTGTCGGATCAGGCATATTGTTGCCGATAACTCAAATTGTGCTTCTTAAAATCATTCCTGTTGAAAAATGGCAAGTGTATATGGGATTATTCGGATTTATCATTGGAATCGCTCCTGCTTTAGCGCCAACTGTCGGTGGAGTCATCATAGACTCTGTAGGTTGGAGAGAAATTTTCCTATTGTTTGCAGTCATAACCTTTGTATTGATGGTAATATCTGCAATAGGAGTTAAATTGGAATTTGAAACTTCAGATTATTCTTTGGATATCTCTTCACTGTTTCTCTGTGTAGTTGCATGTGTTGGAATAATGCTAGGATTTTCAAATATTGCAGCAAACGGATTTGACTTGATATATGTTATCCTGCCGATTGTCATTGGTTTTATAGCATTAGTCATATTCTCACATCGCCAGTTCAATATAAAATATCCTCTTTTGGACTTGAGAATATTAAAGCACAAGTATTTCTTCTTCGGAACATTATTTTCCGCAATATTGTATTTCACAATGTGTGGTTTGAATGTTATAATGCCTTTATTTGTTCAAAATGTTGCCTATCACTCTGCAACAGAATCTGGATTGGTATTGCTTCCTGCAACGATTATAATGATTGTCTTTAATTTCATTGGTCCTGTTTTGGCAAATAGAATTGGTGTTAGAAAAGTATTGATTGCTTCATGTATATTTTCAATTGTCGGTTATTTGGTAATGATGACCTATGATGTTAATTCAAGCATCAACTATATGATACTCACTCAGGTACTGAGGGCTATTGGTGCAGGTTTAGGTTTAATGCCTGCTGTAACATGGACTATCAGTGTCGTGTCCGGTAACGTTGAGGATGCTACTGCCATTAACAATACCGTAAGACAAATCATTGGTGCAATAGGTTCTGCACTTGCGGTTGTATTGATGGCTGTATTTGCCGGAGGAAATGTTGACCACAATGCAATATCCGTTACTGCATTTGGCGAAACATCTATTGTCATGTCAATTTTGGCTGTTGTGATGTTGGTCATAGTCATTTTATTTGTGCATGACGACGTTGAAAAAGTGGAAGTTTAA